The DNA region GGCTTCCTCGAAGGCGCGCGGACCGGACCACACGCCGGCGGAGTAAGTCAGATCGAGATCCTTGCCGCCGCGCGGACCCTTCGCCGCCTCGCCATGACCGATCAGCCGCACCAGCGGCTTCTTCAGGCTTTTCGCGATCTCCGGCGTGGTGACGATCATCGCGCCGCCGCCGTCAGTGACGACGCAGCAATCCATCCGGTGCAGCGGATCGGAGATCATCGGCGAGTTCAGGACGTCCTCGACCGTGACGACTTCCTTCAGCATCGCATGCGGATTGTACTGCGCATGATGCGAGGCCGCGACCTTGATCCAGGCGAGCTGCTCCGACGTGGTGCCGTAGTCGTGCATATGACGCATGGCACACATGCCGTAGGCATTGTGCGTGGTCGCCCCATAGGCAGATTCGAAATCGGCTTCGGCGCCGGAGGCGCGCGGTGGCATCGGACCGGTGCGCGGCTTGCCGGCGAGCGTCACCAGCGCGACCGAGCATTTGCCGGCGGCGATCGCCTCGGCGGCATGGCCGAGATGGATCAGGTAGGAGCAGCCGCCGGTCTCCGTGGAATCGATATGGCGCAGCTTCTTGGTGTTGAGACCGAGATAATCGACCATCGGCCACAGCCCGCCCGGCGCATCACCGGCGCAGAAATAGCCGTCGATATCGTCCTTGCTGAGCCCGGCATCCTCGATTGCGCCCTTGGCGACCTCGGCGTGAAGTTGCGCGGTGGATTTATCCGGTGCGTGCCGGGTGGGATGCTCATAGATCCCGGCAATGTAGGCCTTGCCCTTGATGGTCAAATCGCTCTCCGCTGACGTTTCTTGACTCCAGCGTTTTTCTGAACCGCCGTAGCGGCCTTGGCAAGCGCGATAATATTCCGTCGGGCGAGACTGCGGCGCGTGGCATCAGCCTGGCAATGCCCTTATGGGCTCTGAGCGTCCATCGATCGCGGCGTGTTCGCGCTCGCGCGAAAACGCCATACCGTCAGTCCGGCCAGGATCAGACCAATCGCCAGAAAGCCCGCCCCGCTCTTCACTCCCACATTGTCCTGAAGCGTGCGCTCGGCCGCATCGGCGACGATGAGGGGGCGAGCGTCCGGCCTGTCGTTGAGGTAGCGGATCTTTGTTTGCGTCACGGTTTGGATGTCGTTGCGCGTGATCTGCCGCCAGAAGGCCGCGCTGACATGCGTCGGACCGTAGGCTCGCTTCTGCCCGCTCTTGTCGTTCCATGCCAATGTGACGAGATAGCTTGGCGCTTCGCCAGCCTTCCGTACTTCACGATAGGCTCGGGTGATATCTGCGTTGACCTCATCGCCGTGGTCCAGCATCTCGGTGACAGCGCTCTGTTCAAAATAGGCGCTGACAAGCATGAAGGCGCCGAACGGAACCATCAGGGCCGTCAACAGCGCCAGGTAAACGGGAAACCTCCGTTGCTTCCCATGTCCGACCGCTGTCCGATCGGGACCGCTCTTGCGCGCCGACCACTTCTGCCAACCGATCAGGGCAGCCAGCGCGACTGCGAAGACGGTCGCCAGCGTCCGCATGAAGCCGAATTGCGACCGGATATCATGCAAGCGGTCACTTGCGTCCTCGACGATGACCGGGGCAGACGAATCGTCGTCGATCACGCGAATGGCTAGCGGTACAAGCCTGACTTGATTGCCGACCAGAATGCGCGCCGCAAACGCGCTGCTCACCCCAATTCCCGTCCGCGTTCGTTCGACCCCGTCTTTGCCAACCCACCGTAACCCGATCGACAGATGTTCATCGATGTAATGGGGCCATCCGCCGTCGAATGAGATGGGAAACCTGGACGGCGTTTCCGCCGCCGACGTGATGGTTCCCGTGGTGGCGTAGCCATCACGCATCACACGCTCGATTGTCTGCTCGTTCCAGTAAAGTCCCAGCGCCACCAGTGCGGGGATGACGAAGGCCAAAATCAGAAAACCGCGCAATGTCATAATGACCAACCCGCATCCGACGACTGCCCTGGTGGCCCTCTCTACCCGCGGCGCGTAGTTACCGCAACTTGCATAGACCGATTGGCCGCAACTGCGTCACCCGCTGCAAAGCGGAAGCGTCCCATCAGAAATCGTAGGGGTGGGTTAGACCAAGCGTAGCCTACCACCGTTTCAGAGGCGAGCTGGTGGGCTACCCTTCGCCAACCACCTGCGTAGGATGGGTAGAGCGAAGCGAAACCCATCAATCCGAATCCGCGGCGCCAGTGACGGGTATCGCTTCGCTCCACCCATCCTACGGACCACGTCTACTCCGCCGCCAATTGCCGCGGCGCGGGCGGTGGGTTGGCGAGGTCGGCGGCGAGTTGCGCGTAGCGGACCTTTGCCTCCTCGATCGCCTTCTCCTTGACCGGACCATAGCCGCGGATGCGGTCCGGCAATGACAACAGCTCGACGGCGATGTCGTGGTTGAGCGGCGACAGCAGGCCGAGCACCGTTGCGACGTCCTTCTCATAGCCCGCGATCAGGTTGCGCTCGAGCTCGCGATCGGCGTTGTAGCCGAAGATGTCGAGCGGCGTGCCGCGCAGGAAGCGGAAGCGCGCCAGCACCCTGAAGGCCGACATCATCCATGCACCGAACGCGCGCTTCTTGGGCCGGCCCTGTGCATCAAGGCCGCCGCCGAGGATCGGCGGTGCCAGATTGAAGGAGAATTTGTACTCACCCTCGAACTGGTCGCGCAGCTGCTTCTCGAAGCGGCCGTCGGTGAACAGGCGCGCCACCTCGTATTCGTCCTTGTAGGCGAGCAATTTTGCGTAGTTGATCGCGACCGCCCGCGGCAGCGCCTCGCCATAGCCGCCCTTGGTCGCGGCGTCGCGCACCTGGTCGACCAGCTTGCGATAGCGCTTTGCCAGCCGCCCGTTCTGATAGTCGGTCAGCAGCCCCATGCGGTGGGTGACGATCTCGTCGAGCGACATCGCATCCAGCGTCTTCGCCGGTGCGACGTCGTCGTCCTGCCCCTTCATCATCGCGGCCAGCCGTGCCGGATCGGCTGCGGCGAGCCGCCCGAGCCGAAACGCCTCGGTGTTCATCTTGATCGATACGCCGTTGACCTCGATCGCCTTCTCGATCGCCTCCGCCGACAACGGCAGCAGGCCGCGCTGATAGGCGAAGCCCATCATCATGATGTTGGTCGCGATGGAGTCGCCAAGCAGCGCCACGGCCGGCTTGGTGAAATCGACGAAAGCGGAGTCCTTGCGCATCTCCGTTTCCAGCACGCTGTTGACCTTGCGGGTCTGGAAATTGAAGTCACGGTTGAGGATGAAGTCCGCGGTCGGGATCACGTGGCTGTTGATGATGCCGACGGTGCGGGTCGCGTCGCACAGCGTGATGGTATCCTTGGACGCTGCCACCACTTCGTCGGCCGCGAGCACGAGATCGGCGGTGCCGGTGACGATGCGCGAGCAGGTGACGTCGGCCGTGTGCTCGGAGAGACGGACATGGCTCAGCACCGCACCGCCCTTCTGCGCAAGGCCGGACATGTCGAGGATCATCGAGGCCTTGCCCTCGATATGGGCGGCCATGCCGAGCAGCGCGCCGATCGTGAGCACGCCGGTGCCGCCGACGCCACCGACGGCGATGTTGTAGGGCTTGTCGAGCGTGGGCTTTGAGGCCGGCTCCGGCAAGGCGCCGATATCGCCAAGCTCGGTGGGCGCGCGCTGCCTCAGCTTGCCGCCATCGACCGTGACGAAGGACGGGCAGAAGCCCTTCACGCAGGAATAGTCCTTGTTGCAGGTCGACTGGTTGATGGTGCGCTTGCGCCCCAATTCGGTCTCCAGCGGCTCGACCGAGATGCAGTTCGATTGCACCGAGCAGTCGCCGCAGCCTTCGCAGACGGCCGGATTGATCAGCACGCGGCGCTGCGGATCCTCCATCAGGCCGCGCTTGCGGCGGCGGCGCTTCTCGGCGGCGCAGGTCTGCACGAACACGATCGCCGAGGTGCCCTTGGTGTCGCGGCACATCTTCTGGACGTTCTCGAGCTCGTCGCGATGGAACAGCTTGACGCCGGGCGCGATGCTGTCGGCCGGATAGGCATCGGGATTTTCCGAGACCAGATAGATCTCGCGGATGCCTTCGGCGTGAAGCTGGAAGGTGATCTGCTGCGGCGAGAGATCGCCGTCGTGGCGCTGGCCGCCGGTCATCGCGACCGCGTCGTTGTAGAGGATCTTGTAGGTGATGTTGGCTTTCGAGGCGATCGACTGGCGGATCGCCAGAATGCCGGAATGGAAATAGGTGCCGTCGCCGAGATTGGCGAAGATGTGGTTCTCCTTGGTGAACGGCGCGATGCCGACCCACGGCACGCCTTCGCCGCCCATATGGGTGAAGGTCTCGGTCGAGCGGTTCATCCACAGCGCCATGAAGTGGCAGCCGATGCCGGCGAGCGCGCGGCTGCCTTCCGGCACCCTGGTCGAGGTGTTGTGCGGACAGCCCGAGCAGAAATACGGCACGCGGGTGACCGGCGCGGTGGCCTGCATCTGCGTCGCCTGCCGGCCGTTGAACCAGTCGGCCTTGGCGCGCAGCATGTCGGCGATTTCGGGATTGAGATTAAGTCGAACCAGCCGCTCCGTGAGCGAGCTCGCAAGCGATGCAACGGAAAGCTCGGCGGCGAAGGTCAGGAAGCGCTTGTCGTGGTCGTCCATCTTGCCGACGATGCGGGGACGCACATCGTCGCGCCAGTTGAACAGCTCCTGCTTGACCTGGTTCTCGACGATCTCGCGGCGTTCCTCGACGATGAAGATCTCTTCCAGGCCGACGGCAAAATTGCGCACGCCTTCCGGCTCCAGCGGCCAGGGCATGCCGATCTTGTAGAGGCGGATACCGATCTTGGCGGCGATCTCGGGCGTGATGCCGAGCTCGCGCAGCGCCTGGCGGATATCCTCGTAGCTCTTGCCCGAAGCCATGATGCCGTAACGCGCGTTCGGCGAATCCATGGTGATGCGGTTGACCTTGTTGGCGCGGGCAAACGCGATCGCGGCAAAGCCCTTGTAGTTCTGCAAGCGCCGGTCCTGCTCGAAGCGGTCATCGGGCCAGCGGATGTTCAGGCCGCCCGGCGGCAGCTCGAAATCGGTCGGGATCACGAACGGCGTCATCTCGTCGGTGAGGTCGATCTCGGCCGTGGTCTCGACCGTCTCGGTGATCACCTTCATGCCCACCCAGCAGCCCGAATAGCGCGACATCGCGATGCCGAGCAGGCCCATCTCGATCATTTCATGGATGCTGGAGGGGTAAAGGTAGGGCATCAGCGCGGAGATGAAGGCGTGGTCGGACTGATGCGGGACGGTGGAGGATTTTGCGCCATGGTCGTCACCGGCCAGGCAGAGCACGCCGCCATTCTTGGCCGAACCCGCCGCATTGCCGTGGCGGAACACGTCGCCGCAGCGGTCGACGCCCGGACCCTTGCCGTACCAGATGCCGACCACGCCGTCGTATGCGGCACCTGGCGAGAGACCGAGCTGCTGCGAGCCCCAGACCGCGGTCGCCGCGAGATCCTCGTTCACGCCGGGCTGGAATTTGACGTTGTATTGCTCGAGATGCTTGCGGGCGGCGAACAGCTGCTGGTCGTAGCCGCCGAGCGGGGAACCGCGATAGCCGGAGATGAAGCCCGCGGTGTTCAGCCCCGCGGCGCGGTCGCGTCTGATCTGCGCCATGGGCAGGCGGACCAGCGCCTGGATGCCGGTCAGGAAGACGTGGCCGGTGCCTTGGGTGTATTTCTGGTCGAGACTGATAGGACCCTGGTTGATTCCCATTTAGCCCTCTTTCCTTGGTCGCGACGACTTGTTTTAGCTAGTCATCCGAGCTTGTTAGAACCAGTCTATGTCGGA from Bradyrhizobium genosp. L includes:
- a CDS encoding thiolase domain-containing protein; protein product: MTIKGKAYIAGIYEHPTRHAPDKSTAQLHAEVAKGAIEDAGLSKDDIDGYFCAGDAPGGLWPMVDYLGLNTKKLRHIDSTETGGCSYLIHLGHAAEAIAAGKCSVALVTLAGKPRTGPMPPRASGAEADFESAYGATTHNAYGMCAMRHMHDYGTTSEQLAWIKVAASHHAQYNPHAMLKEVVTVEDVLNSPMISDPLHRMDCCVVTDGGGAMIVTTPEIAKSLKKPLVRLIGHGEAAKGPRGGKDLDLTYSAGVWSGPRAFEEAGVTPKDIKYASIYDSFTITVLMQLEDLGFCKKGEGGKFVADGNLISGVGKLPFNTDGGGLCSNHPVNRGGMTKILEAVRQLRGEAHPKVQVKNCDLAIAHGTGGLLGVRHAASTCILERA
- a CDS encoding indolepyruvate ferredoxin oxidoreductase family protein, encoding MGINQGPISLDQKYTQGTGHVFLTGIQALVRLPMAQIRRDRAAGLNTAGFISGYRGSPLGGYDQQLFAARKHLEQYNVKFQPGVNEDLAATAVWGSQQLGLSPGAAYDGVVGIWYGKGPGVDRCGDVFRHGNAAGSAKNGGVLCLAGDDHGAKSSTVPHQSDHAFISALMPYLYPSSIHEMIEMGLLGIAMSRYSGCWVGMKVITETVETTAEIDLTDEMTPFVIPTDFELPPGGLNIRWPDDRFEQDRRLQNYKGFAAIAFARANKVNRITMDSPNARYGIMASGKSYEDIRQALRELGITPEIAAKIGIRLYKIGMPWPLEPEGVRNFAVGLEEIFIVEERREIVENQVKQELFNWRDDVRPRIVGKMDDHDKRFLTFAAELSVASLASSLTERLVRLNLNPEIADMLRAKADWFNGRQATQMQATAPVTRVPYFCSGCPHNTSTRVPEGSRALAGIGCHFMALWMNRSTETFTHMGGEGVPWVGIAPFTKENHIFANLGDGTYFHSGILAIRQSIASKANITYKILYNDAVAMTGGQRHDGDLSPQQITFQLHAEGIREIYLVSENPDAYPADSIAPGVKLFHRDELENVQKMCRDTKGTSAIVFVQTCAAEKRRRRKRGLMEDPQRRVLINPAVCEGCGDCSVQSNCISVEPLETELGRKRTINQSTCNKDYSCVKGFCPSFVTVDGGKLRQRAPTELGDIGALPEPASKPTLDKPYNIAVGGVGGTGVLTIGALLGMAAHIEGKASMILDMSGLAQKGGAVLSHVRLSEHTADVTCSRIVTGTADLVLAADEVVAASKDTITLCDATRTVGIINSHVIPTADFILNRDFNFQTRKVNSVLETEMRKDSAFVDFTKPAVALLGDSIATNIMMMGFAYQRGLLPLSAEAIEKAIEVNGVSIKMNTEAFRLGRLAAADPARLAAMMKGQDDDVAPAKTLDAMSLDEIVTHRMGLLTDYQNGRLAKRYRKLVDQVRDAATKGGYGEALPRAVAINYAKLLAYKDEYEVARLFTDGRFEKQLRDQFEGEYKFSFNLAPPILGGGLDAQGRPKKRAFGAWMMSAFRVLARFRFLRGTPLDIFGYNADRELERNLIAGYEKDVATVLGLLSPLNHDIAVELLSLPDRIRGYGPVKEKAIEEAKVRYAQLAADLANPPPAPRQLAAE